DNA sequence from the Aliidongia dinghuensis genome:
GTCTCCGAATCGCCTGCCGACCTTGGCCGGCCTTGCCGCCGACCTCGCCGCCGGCCGGACCACCAGCGTCGAGCTCGTCGAGGCGGCGCTCGCCCGCATCGAGGATCCGGCGGGCGAGGGCGCCCGGACCTATACCAAGACCTATGCGGCGGCGGCCCGGGCGGCGGCGGCGGCATCGGATCGCCTGCGCGCGCTGGGTCAGGTCCCGTCGCCGCTCGCGGGATTGCCGATCTCGATCAAGGACCTGTTCGACGTGGCCGGCGAGGTGACGCTCGCCGGTTCGGTGGCACTCGACGACCGGCCGCCGGCGGCCGCGGACGCGCCGATCGTCCGGCGGCTGCGCGCGGCCGGCGCCGTCATTATTGGCAAGACCAACATGGTCGAATTCGCCTATTCCGGCCTCGGCCTCAACCCGCACTACGGCACGCCCGGCAATCCGTTCGACCGGGCGCGCGTGCCGGGCGGCTCCTCGTCGGGCGCCGGCGTCTCGGTTGCCGACGGCATGGCGGCGGCGGCAATCGGCACCGACACCGGCGGCTCGGTGCGCATCCCGGCGGCGTTCTGCGGCCTCGCCGGCTTCAAGCCGACCCAGCGCCGCGTCACCCGCGAAGGGGCCATCCCGCTGTCGACCTCGCTCGATTCGATCGGGCCGCTCGCCGCGTCCGTCGCGTGCTGCGCACTGGTCGACGCGATCTTGGCCGGTGAGGCGCCGACATCGCTTGCCCAACTACCGCTCGCCGGCCTGCGCCTGGCGGTGCCGCAGCATGTCGTGCTGGACGGGCTGGCGCCGGTCGTGGCGACCGCCTTCGGCCGGGCGGTCCGGCGCCTCGCCGACGCCGGCGCCCGCATCGTCGAGGCGCCGATGGCGGTGCTGGGGCGCGTGCTCGATATCTACCAGCTGGGTGGCGTCGCGGCCCCCGAGGCCTATGCCTGGCATCGGGCACTCATCGCCCGCGCCGGCCATCGCTACGATCCGCGCGTCCGGTCGCGGCTCGAGGCGGCGAGCGGCACTTCGGCGGCCGACTATATTGCGGCGCGCGAGTTCCGCGCCGCGCGCATCGCCGAGTTCGACGCCGAGACCCGGCCGTTCGACGCGGTGCTGGCGCCGACCATCGCCGTGCCCCCGCCGCGCCAGGACGAGGTGGCCGCGGACGCGGACTATATGCGGCTCAACGGCGTCGTGCTGCGCAACACGACGATCTTCAACCTGCTCGACCGCTGCGCGCTCAGCCTGCCGATCCAGGCGCCGGGCGAGCTGCCGGTCGGCCTGATGCTGGTCGGCGAGACCGGCCAGGACCGGCGGCTGCTTGCGGTCGGCCAGGCGGTCGAGGGGGCGCTCGCGGCATGACCGACCATCGCCTGGGCTCGACCCCCGAGACCTGCCATTGGGGCTTCTTCGATGCGGCCCTGCCGCCGGTCCTCTCCATCCGCTCGGGCGACCGGGTGACGATCGAGGCGATCTCCGGCGGGCGCGACGTCTTGCCGCCTGAAGGGTTCACGCGTCTGCCGGACCATCTGGCAGTGATCGAGGCGCTGACGCCGCGCATGCGCGGCCATCTCTTGACCGGCCCGATCGCGGTCGAAGGCGCCGAGCCCGGCCATGTGCTGGAAATCCATATCGAGACCGTCGAGTGCCGGCAGGACTGGGCCTGGACTGCGATCCATCCAACCTTGGGCACGCTGCCCGAGGACTTCCCGATGCGGAAACTCTGGCATACGCGGCTGGATCGGGCGCGCGGCGTCGCGATCTTGCCTTGGGGTACGGAACTGCCGCTCGCCCCCTTCTTCGGCGTCATGGGCGTGGCGCCGCCGTCCGTGTTCGGCGCGGTCAGCACGATCGAGCCGCGCGCCTATGGCGGTAACATCGACCTGAAGGAACTGGTGCCCGGCACCGTGCTCTATCTGCCGGTGTTCGCGCAGGGCGCGCTGTTTTCGGTCGGCGACGGCCATGCCGCGCAGGGCGACGGCGAGGTCTGCCTGACCGCGCTCGAGACGGCGCTCGAAGGCCGCTTCCGCATCGTGCTGCGCAAGGACCTGACGCTCGCCCTGCCGCGCGCCGAGACGCCGACGCATTGGATCACCATGGGCTTCGATCCCGACCTGGACGACGCCGCCAAGGCGGCACTCCGCGACATGATCGACCTGATCGCGGCGACGACGGGCCTGCCGCGCGAGGACGCCTATATGTTGACCAGCGTCGCCTGCGACCTGCGCGTGACGCAGCTGGTCGACGGCAACAAGGGCGTCCACGCCATGCTGGCGAAGAGCCTGCTCGCGCGGCGCTAGAGCGCGGTCGCATTGGCTGGAACCAGCCAATGCGTGAATCCGGCTCTAGAATAGCCGCGTCAGCCCCAGGATCATGTTGACCGAGATGCCGTCGTCCGACAGCGGCAGGAGTACGCTTTCGAAGCGGTAGTACGGCTTTTCCGGCAGCCAGTAGAGCGCGCCGGTCGAGATCCATGGCTCACGGCTCGCGACGATGAAATCGCCAACGGCGCAGAACCGGTCGGCGGATTCCTGGTCGATCATCTGGTGGATATAGGAACCGGTCCAGTCGGCGCCGTAGTAGTCGGCCTGTGCGGTCCCCTGCAGGCGGACGCGGTAGCGCCGTTCGGGCGGGTTGCCGGCCAGCACGTCGACCAGGAACATGTCCGGCAGCAGTTTCGGCACCTGGATGGGATCGAAATCGCGCCGCGCCGGCATACGCCGATTGCCGCGCAGCCTTTGCCAGAGCGCGTGGAGTTCCTGCAGCTCCGGCCGGCACTCACCGATCGAGAGCCGCTTCGTGCTGCCGGGAACAATGGCGTGGTCGACGATCATCGCTGCTCCGCGCCCAACACATGTCCGGCGACACATGCCCGGCGTCGCGCGTCCGGTATCACGTGTTGGGCATCGGGCATCATGTGTCGGGCAACACGTGTGGCGCGCAACTCTAGCATCGGTTTCGCGCGGTTTCGACGGGAAAGGGCAAAGTCTCGCCGCTGGCCGGCGCGTGCCGCGCCTTCGCCGCCGCCTGGCAGGAAAGCTCCAGAAAAGAACCGGCACATCCTGGAATTGTGACGATCTGTATTTCTTTGTCTTAAGTGAACGGAAATCTCCACTCCCGCGGGCATCGCCGCTGCAGGAATAAAAATGACACGCCGACTGCTGGAACCCGCGAAACAAAATTAACGTTGCTGCAGCGCACTATTCTGGTGCCGTGCTTTGTCGGGAATCCGGAAAAACATGACGACGGTCATCGGAAGTACGCCATCGAAGACCGGCCGCGCGCGCGACGCGGCGGGTGCTCCTTCCGAGCCAGACAGTACGCTCGTCTCGGTCATCATCCCGACCTACAACGCGGCGCGCTTCGTTGAACGGACGCTCGCATCGGTCCTGGCGCAGACCCATGCCCGGCTCGAAGTCCTGGTCGTCGACGACGGCTCGACCGACCAGACGACGGCGATCGTCGAGGCGGCGGCGCTGCGCGACCCGCGGATCAAGCTGTTCCGGCGCGATCATGGGGGCGTCGCGGCGGCGCGCAACTTCGCGCTGACGCAGGCTGAAGGCACGCTGATCGCCCCGGTCGACGCGGACGATCTCTGGCATCCGGCGAAGCTCGCCCAGCAGCTGGCGGCGCTTGCCCGGTCCGGGCCCGAGACCGGTGTCGTCTATTGCTGGAGCGTCGGCATCGACGAGGACGATGTCGTGACCGTGCCCAACCTATGCGAGAGCCGGGCAGCCGGCAGCGTGCTGGCGGACATGATCGAATGCAACCTGCCGGGCAATGCCAGTACGCCGCTCATCCGCCGATCCTGCCTTGAGGCGGTCGGCGGCTACGACCCCGGCCTGATGGCCGCGGGGGCGCAGGGCACCGAGGATTGGAAACTCTATCTGGCGCTCGCCGAGATCTGCGAATTCGCGGTGGTGCGCCGGCATCTGGTGGGATACCGCCGCACCCGCGAAAACATGTCCTCGAACGTCGCCGTCATGGAACGATCGATCGGTCTCCTGCGATCGTGGTTCATGGGAAAATGGCCGGAACTTCCCCGGCGCCACTTGAGGCGCCACTGCTACTTCGCCGACCATTACCTGGCGAGCCTGGCGCTCGGCCGCGACGACCTGCCGCAGGCGCTGCGCTACCAGATGCGCGCTTGGCGCGTGCGGCCCCTGGGGCTGCTGCATGCGTCGAGCCTGCGGTTTGCGGCCACGGTCCTGGCGCGCTTCCTCGGTCGGACGCGGGTGCTGGGCTCGGTCGACCCGGTGGCGTTCTGCGATTTTGTCGAGCCGGAGGCGGCCCTTTGATCAGCTCCTGGGCCCTGGCCGGATGCCATGACGGCCGATAACCCGACCGCGCCGAGTCCGTTTTCGGGCGCCGACGCCGCGGTCGGCAAGTCGCTGCGCCTGCTGGTCAGGCTCTATCCGCGCTGGGCGCTGCCGGCGGTCCTCTTGCTCGGCGTGTTGTCCTACTGCATCGAGGGCCTGGGCATCAGCCTGTTCGTGCCGCTGATCCAGGCGCTGCAGCAGGCCCCGGCCGATGGGCTCCAGGGTGGAATCCTGGGGCGGATCCTGGCGCCGCTCGCGCACATGGACGCGGACGCGCGGCTCATGGCCATCGGCGGCTTCATCTTCGGCACCACGATCGTCAAGAACCTGATCACCTACGGCAATGCACTCCTGCACGCCTTCCTGAATTCGCGCATCACGCACAAGCTGCGCACCTCGATCGTCCGGCAGCTGCTGTCGCTGAGCCATGCCTATATCGACGGCAAGCAGTCCGGGCAGCTGATGAACACGCTCGCGACCGAGACGTGGCGCACGGCCGACGCGCTCAGCGCCTTCATGTCGCTGTTGATCAGCATCTCGGCGGTCGGGGTCTTCTCCGTGCTGCTCCTCGTGATCTCCTGGCGCCTGACGCTCATCGTTGCGGTCTCGACCGCCGTCATCTCGCTCGTCACCCGCTTTGCCACGGCCGGCGTCAAGCGCCTGGGGCAAGAGGCGGTCGAGGCGAACAAGGGACTTGCGACCCGGATGTGGGAGCTGTTCGGCGGCATGAAGGTCATCCGCGCGTTCGGGCGCGAGGCCTATGAGCGGGAGCGTTTCGAGGTGGCCTCGCGCCAGGTGCGCGACACGTTCTTCCGCCTGGATATGCTGTCGGCGATGACGCACCCGGTGCACGAGGTCCTGTCGGTCCTGGTCCTGCTCGGCATCATCCTGCACGCCGTCATGGCCGACCGCTCGTCGCTGCCGCTGCTCATCGCCTTCTCGATGATCCTGTTCCGGCTGCAGCCGCAGGCGCGTTACATCGGCTCCGCCTGGGTGGCGCTCTCGGCCGCGGCCGGCTCCGTGCGCGACGTGATGTGGCTGCTCGATACGGCGGACAAGAGCTACATTCGCTCCGGCCGCACCACGATCCGGCGGCTCGAGCGTGCGATCTCGTTCGAGAACGTGAGCTTCCGCTATCCCGGCAGCGATGCGCGGGCGCTCCACGGCGTCTCGCTCGAGATCGAGGCGGGCCGGACGACCGCGCTCGTCGGGCCGTCGGGTGCCGGCAAGACGACGCTCGTCAACCTGATCTGCCGGTTCTACGACGCGGATGCGGGCGAAATCCGCGTCGACGACCATCGGATCAGCGATCTCGATCTCGACGGCTGGCGCGGCCGGATCGGCATCGTCAGCCAGGACATCTACATGTTCGGCGCGACCGTGGCCGAGAACATCGCCTATGGCAGTCCGGAGGCCGATCGGGCCGCCATCGAGGCGGCGGCGCGGCTCGCCGATGCGGACGCCTTCATTCAGCGCCTGCCGGCCGGCTACGACACAAGGATAGGCGACGGCGGGATCAGCCTCTCGGGTGGCCAGCGACAGCGCCTGGCGCTCGCGCGCGCCATCATCCGCGATCCTGAGATCCTGATCCTCGACGAAGCGACCAACGCGCTCGACAGCCTGTCGGAGCACCTGATCCGCGACGCGCTCGACCATTTCGGCCGCGACCGCACCGTCGTCGTGATCGCGCACCGGCTGTCGACGATCGAGCGCGCCGACCGGATCGTCGTGCTCGACCACGGCCAGATCGCCGAGGAGGGCGATCTCGAGACGCTGGTCGCCAAGGCCGGGCTGTTCCACCGGATGTACCGCCTCCAGCACAGCCCATCCCTTTCCGTCCGTTAGCCCGAGCGCCCCCATGCCCTATGTCATGCACGATCTGGAAGTGACGGCGCCCCTGCCGCGGCTGGAGCTGCCGCCGGACGCGACCGGCTACGCGCTCGTCCTCAGGCGCCATGGGCGCGTCGTGGGCTTCCTGATGAAACCGGCCGCCGGCGGTGCGACGATCGAACCGGCGGCACTTGCCCCGATCATCACGGCCGAGATCGGCGAAAAGCTGATCGAGGTCGCCATCTCCGAGGAGCTGCACAGCGCCGATCGGCTCGCCGCGTCTCCGATGCCGTCGCTGACGGTCGCGATCTGCACCAAGGATCGGCCCGCCCGCCTCGGGCGCTGCCTCGCCTCGCTGCTGCCTCAGGTCGAGCAGGGCCGGGCGGACGGCCAGGCGATCGAGGTGCTGGTGGTCGACAACGCGCCGTCGGACGACCAGACCCGCAAAGTGATCGAGGCTTTACCGGGCGTCCGTTACGAGCTCGAGGTGCGGCCGGGCCTCGATTTCGCCCGCAACCGCGCCCTCGGGTCGGCCAGTGGCGACTGGATCGCCTATCTCGACGACGATGTCGTGGTCGACCGGGGCTGGCTCGCCGGGCTGCGCGAGGCCTGGGCCGAGAACCCGGATGCCGGCGCCTTCACCGGGCTCGTGCTGCCGTTCGAGCTCGCCATGCCGTCGCAGATCATCTTCGAGCAGCGCGGCGGCTTCCGGCGCGGCTTCGACAAGATCCGCTATGGCGCACGCTTTCCGGCGAACCCGCTCTATCCCTGCGCCTCGGGCATCTTCGGCGCGGGTTGCAACATGGCGTTCCGCCGGGATGCGATGCTGGCGCTCGGCGGCTTCGACGAGGCGCTCGATACCGGGGCCCCGCTGCCGGGCGGCGGCGATCTCGACGCGTTCTTCCGCATCGTCCGCGCCGGCCATGTCCTCGTCTACGAGCCGCAGCTGCTCGTCTATCACGAGCACCGGCGCGAGCTCGCGGCCCTCCGCCGGCAATATTGGAGCTGGGGCCTCGGCTGCATGGCGTTTCTCGCCAAGTGCTACCACGCCGACCCGGCGGTCCGGCCGATCATCTTCCGGTTCTTCGCCTGGTGGATCAAATATCAGATCAAGGAGGCGGTGCGCAGCCTCCGGCCGCACGGGCCGCCGCTCGTGATGGTGCTGGCCGAGGTGTGGGGCGGCATCGCCGGCATCGCGGGTGAATATTCCCGTTCGATGCGGCGGATCGAGCGTATCCGGCGGGCCTATCCATGAGGATCCAAGCGCCCTGTCGCATCCGCCATATCGACCTGGCAGAACGAATTCCGGCCTTGACCGCCGAGCCCGATGCCAAGAGCCTGCTGGTGTTCTTCTGGTCGGGCCGCGTGCCGCTCGGGCGGTTGAGCCTGTCGACCGACGAGCTGCCGCTGCCGGCGAGCGCCGTCGCCAATCTGGCGGCGCGCACCATCGCGCCAGCGGTCGGCGCGCGGACGCTCGACCATGGCTTCAAGGCGATGCTGCCGGTCTTCCGGCGTCGCATGCCCGACGATTCGCCGGCCGATCTCGCGGCCCTTCTCGCCGCGACGCAACCGCTGCAGGCGCTCGGCCAGGCGGCCACGACCGACGAGGCCAAGCCGGCTCGGCCTCGCGTGTCGCTGATCATCTGCACGCGGAGCCGGCCGCAGGCGCTGGCCCGCTGCCTGATCTCGGTCGCGAAGGCGCGGGGGCTCGACGAGATCCTTGTGGTCGACAATGCGCCCGGCGATCCCGCGACCCGGCGCATCGTCGACACGTTCCCCCACGTGGCCTATCTCGCCGAACCGCGCCCGGGTCTGAGCGTCGCGCGCAATGTCGGGCTGGCGGCGACGCGCGGCGACATCGTGCTGTTCACGGACGACGATGTGGTGATCGAGCCCGACTGGCCCCAGGCGATGGTGCGGGCATTCGCTGACCCGGGCGTTATGGCGGTCACTGGCCTGGTCCTGCCGGCCGAGCTCGAAACCGCAGCACAGGTCGCGTTCGAGCAGGACTTGGGCGGCTTCGGCCAGGGGTTCCGCGCCATGGATTTCGACGCGGAGTTCTTCGCCGCCATGAAGGGGCGGGGCGTGCCCGTCTGGCGCATCGGGTCCGGCGCCAACATGGGGTTCCGCCGTGCCGCTTTCGAGCGGGTCGGCCTGTTCGACGAGCGGCTCGGCGCCGGCGCCAGCGGCTGCAGCGAGGATTCGGAACTGTGGTACCGGCTGCTCGCCGTGGGCGCCCGTTGCCGCTACGAGCCGGCCGCGGTCGTCAGGCACTATCACCGCGCCGACTGGGCAGGACTCACCCGCCAGCTGCGCGACTACACGAAGGGCCATGTCGTAGCATTGTTCGTACAATATTGGCGCTGGCATTACGCGGGCGACATCCGCCGCGTCTTCGTCTCCTTGCCCTACTACTACCTCTGGCTCCTGAAGGAGGGCTGCCGACGCGGCTTCGGATCCCGCCAGCGCCTGCTGCCGGCGGAGATTGCCGGCTGGTGCGCCGGCCTCAGAGGCGCGTTCAACCTGTGGCGGGCCGACCGGCGCGGCAACGGGCCGGTGGCGCTCGGACGAACGAGGAGCGAGACCGGTGCTTGAGTTCGTGAGGCGCGCGTATAAAGCGCCGCGGGGCGTCTTCCTGCGCCGCAACCCGTTCCCGAAGCCGCTGCTCGACGGCTTCTTCTACCGCGAGAAGATGAGGGCGATCTATCACGTGGCGCCGGACGAGCCGGTGGCGCGGATCCTTGAGGTCGGCGGCGGGCGCAGCGGGCTCACGGCACTGCTCTATCCCCAGGCCCAGATCGTCAACATCGACCTCGACCGCACCTATGCCGACGCGCCCAGCAACCGGCAGCCGGGCACCAACTTCATCTGCGGCGACGCGACCCAGCTGCCGTTCCCCGACGGTGCCTTCGACCTCGTCACCATGTTCGACGTGATGGAGCATATCCCGGAGGATCGTGCCGCGATGGCGGAGGCCCTGCGCGTGTTGAGGCCGGGCGGCGCGCTGCTCGTCAGCACGCCGAACGAATATTGGCGCTTCCCCTATTACCGGGCGCTGCGGCCGATCTGCCCGAGCGAGCAATCGATCATGGCGGAATGGGGCCATGTCCGGCGCGGCTACCGGCTGGAGGAGCTCGAAGGGCTTGTCGGGCAGTCGGCCCAGAAGATCGCGAATTTCATCACGCCACTCACGGCACCCAGCCACGACGTCTCCTTCTCGGGTCTGCCGGCGCGGCTCCGCACGCTCGTCTGCGCGCTGCTGATGCCGCTGACCGGCCTCGGCTATGTCCTGCATCGGCCGGACGGCCGCGGCACGGAGACGGCGGCGCTCTGGCGCAAGGCATGATCTCATGACGAGCTCGGACGCGCCGTCGCGGAAGACGATCGCGCTGCTGCCCTGGGGCAACTTCATCGAGGATTTTCTCGAGCCGATCGGATTGACGCTCGAGACGTTCTGCCGGCAGATGACCGGCGGCTGGCTGTTCGGTTACGTCGACGCGCTCAAGCTCGCTGGCTGGCGCCCGGTCATTGTCTGCGTATCGCGCCGGGTGTCTGCGCCGCTGCGCCTGCGGCATGTGCCGTCAGGCACGCGCATTTGTGTGCTCCCCGCCTGGCCGGCCTATGACCGGCTCGCGCGCCATATGGTCAACCCCTACGGCTGGTCGCTCGACGATGCCTTCGGTCCGGGTGCCGGGCGGGGGCGGGGGCGGCGATGGGCGCGCCAGGTCGTGAAGGAGCTTGCGCCCTATCTCGCGACGCCGCTCGGGGCCCTCGCGCGGACCCTGCGCCACGAGGGCTGCACGGCGATCCTGACCCAGGAATATGAATATGCCCGGTTCGACGTCTGCGTGCTGCTGGGTCGACTGCTCAGGCTGCCGGTCTACGCGAGCTTCCAGGGCGGCGACGGCCATGCCGGGCAGCTCGAGGATCTGTTCCGGCGCCGCGCACTGCAGGCGGCACGCGGTCTCGCCGTCGGGGCCGAGGGTGAAGCGAGGCGCGTCGCGGAACGCTACGGCGTGCCTACGGCGCGGATCTGGCCGGTGCACAATCCGATCGACCTCGACCTCTGGTGGCCGATGGACCGCGCCGAGGCCCGCCGGGCGCTCGATTTGCCGCCCGAGGCGCGCATCGTGGTCTGCCACGGCCGGATCGACATGCATCGCAAGGGGCTCGACGTGCTGCTCGACGCGTGGCGCCTCGTCACGGCCGCGCGGCCCAAGCAGGATGTCCGGCTGATCCTGGTCGGCACCGGGCAGGATGACGAGGTGCTGCGCGCGGAGCTCGCGCGCCGGCAGCTGCCGGGTCTCACGTGGTTCGACCGCTATGAGCTCGATCGCGCGGTGATGCGGCGCACGCTGTCCGCGGCCGACCTCTACACGCTACCCTCGCGGATCGAGGGCTTCCCGGTGGCGCCGCTCGAAGCCATGGCGTGTGGGCTGCCGGTGGTCGCGAGCGACATTCCAGCCCTGAGGACCATCCTCGAGGCGGGCCGCGAGTCGGGCGGCCTGCTGGTGCGGCCGAACGATGCCGCGGTGCTCGCCCAGTCGCTGGGACTGCTGCTCGACGACCCGGACGTGAGCCAGGCGCTCGGCCGGATCGCCCGGCGCCGCGTCGAGGAGAATTTCTCGATCCCGGCGGTCGGCCGGCAGCTGCAGGCGATGCTCGAAGGGCGCGGCCCGGTTCCTTCCGGTCATCCGAGCGACGACGCACTGTCGCCGTTCCCTCGGCCCGGACCACGAACTTAAGGCTCCACGAACTTAAGGCTTCAAGGCCCGTCGGCGCTGAGCGCAATCGGCTGCCACCTTCAGGAGCCGGTCGCAATCGGTACGTGTCGCGCCGCGAGCGCTTCCCCGGGCCTGCCCCGGACGCTATGGTGCCGGAACAAGGGCGGACCCCACCGTCCGATCAGGGAGCCCACGCCTCATTGTCCGCCTTTGAGACGCTCGTAGAGCCCGGCCGCCCAGCCGAGGTCCCGCTCGATACTACCGTCGTCTCCGCCGGCATTCCCGCGGGCCACGGCCGGATCGCCGACATCGAGTTGCTGCGCGGCTTCGCCGTGCTGTTCACCATCCTCGAGCATGCGCGGGACAACCTGATCAGCTGGCACAGCCCGCTGGTCGACGGTTTCTACAGCTATTTCCGCTTCGGCTGCGGCGTCGATCTGTTCTTCGCGATTTCGGGCTTCGTGATCGCTCGGGGACTGGTGCCGAGCCTCGATGGATGCCGAGATTCGCTCGACTTCGTGCGGGTGACGCTCGCCTTCTGGGTGCGCCGGGCCTGGCGCCTGCTGCCATCGGCCTGGCTATGGCTCGCGTTGGTTCTCGCGTTGTCGCTTGCCTTCAACCGCTCGGGCCTGTTCGGCTCGTTCCGCACGAACGTCGAGGCGACGATCGCCGGGCTGCTCGATGTCGCGAATTTCCGCTTCATGGCGGCGTTCGGCCATTTCCCTTACGGCGCGAGCTTTTCTTATTGGAGCCTGTCGCTCGAGGAGCAGTTCTATCTGGTCTTCCCGGCCGTGATCTTCCTTTCGCGCCGCTGGCTGCCCCTGGTGCTGGGCGCGGGCGTGCTCCTGCAGCTGTTCGTCGTGCGGACTCCGTTCCTGATGGTCGTGCGCACCGACGCGCTGATGCTCGGCATCCTGATCGCGCTCTGGAGCCGGGGCCCGACCTACCGCCTGTTCGAGCCGCGGGGGCTCGCGCGGAACCGGCTCGCCCGCGGTGCGGTCCTGACGCTGCCCCTGGTGCTGCTGGCGGCGGTCGAGGCGGCGGGCAGCGCCGTCGTCTGGTTCCCGATCGGCCTCATCGCGCTCTTGTCGGCGGCATTGGTGCTGGTGGCCTCGTTCGACGGCGACTACCTGATGCGCGACGGCCGCGTGAAGCGCGCGCTGCTCTGGGTCGGCGGCCGGTCCTATGCGCTCTATCTGCTGCATGTCCCGGTCATGTTCGCCGTGCGTGAGCTGTGGCTGCGGCTCGCGATCGAGCCGGCTCACGGCCGTGGCTGGCTGCTCGTCCTGCTGGCGCTGGCGCTGATGGCCGTACTGGCTGAACTGAACTTCCGCCTGGTCGAGGCGCCGCTCCGCGCGCGGGGCGCCCGCATCGCGGGCGCGATCCTGGTCCGCGGCCGGGCCTAGCCGCGCTCACCCAGGAGCGCTCACCCAGGAGCGCTTACTGGCGACAATCGCTTGCGCTGGCCCCATTCTGCGGAAACCATGGGCGGCTGTGTTCGAAACTCGGGGAGGCGACGGAATGAACGGTGCGGAAAGCCTGGTGCGGACGCTGGTCGACGGCGGGGTCGAGGTCTGCTTCGCCAATCCCGGCACGTCGGAGATGCATTTCGTGGCCGCCCTCGACCGCGTCGAGGGCATGCGCTGCGTCCTGGGCCTGTTCGAGGGCATCGTGACCGGTGCGGCCGACGGCTATGCGCGCATGGCGGACAAGCCGGCGGCGACCCTGCTGCATCTCGGCCCCGGGCTCGCCAACGGCTTGGCCAACCTGCACAACGCGGTCAAGGCCTCGACGCCGATCGTCAACATCGTCGGCGATCATGCCACATACCACCGGGCTTACGACGCGCCGCTCACCTCCGACATCGAGACGGCGGCGAAGCCGTTTTCGGGCTGGGTCCGGACTTCGCCCGACGCCCGAAGCGTCGCGGCCGACGGGGCGGCGGCGATCGCGGCGGCGCGCACGCCGCCGGGCCGGGTCGCAACCTTGATCTTGCCGGCTGACACGGCCTGGAACGAGGGCGCCGGTCCCGCCTCGGTGCCGCCGGTGCCGGTGCGGGCCGCGGTCTCGGGCGAGGCGGTCGAGGCGGCCGCGCGCATTCTGCGCAGCGGCGAGCCGACCTTGCTGCTCCTGGCCGGGCCGGCGCTGCGCGAGCGCGGGCTCGAACTCGCCGGCCGGATCGCGGCCGCGACCGGCGTCAGGCTCATGGCGCAGACCTTCAACGCCCGGATCGAGCGCGGCGCCGGCCGGGTACCGGTCGAGCGCGTGCCTTATCCGGTCGATCTCGCCGTCAAAGCGCTTGCCGACTTCCGCCATGTCATCCTGGTCGGCTCGAAGCAGCCGGTCGCCTTCTTCGCCTACCCGGACAAGCCGAGCGTGCTGACCGCGCCCGGCTGCGAATGCCATGTGCTGGCCCGGCCGGAGGAAGATCTGGTGGGCGCTCTCGAGGCGCTTGCCGATGCGCTCGGCGCCGGCCGGCATGCGGCGCCCGTGGCAAGCCTCGACTTGCCGGTGCCGGCCACCGGCGCCGTGACACCCGAGGCGATCAGCCGGTCGCTGGCGGCCCTCCTGCCGGAGCAGGCGATCGTCATCGACGAGGCGGTGTCGAGCGGTCGCGCCTTCTTCCCGCCGACGCGCCAGGCGCGGCCGCATACCTGGCTGCAGAACATGGGTGGCTCGATCGGCCTCGGCCTGCCCATGGCGACGGGCGCTGCGCTCGCGGCACCCGACCGCAAGACCGTGTGCCTGCAGGCCGACGGCAGCGGCATGTACACGCTGCAGGCGCTCTGGACCATGGCGCGCGAGCAGCTTGACGTCACGATCGTGCTGTTCGCCAACCGCTCCTACGCCATCCTGCGCGGCGAGCTCGCCAACGTCGGTGCTGAGAACGTCGGCCGCAAGGCGCTCGACATGCTCGACATCGGCCGGCCCGATCTCGACTGGGTTTCGCTCGCCCGCGGCATGGGCGTCCCGGGCGTGCGCGTCACCGACATGGAGGAATTCAACCGCCGCTTCGCCGAAGGCCTGGCGACGCCGGGGCCCT
Encoded proteins:
- a CDS encoding acetolactate synthase large subunit; the protein is MNGAESLVRTLVDGGVEVCFANPGTSEMHFVAALDRVEGMRCVLGLFEGIVTGAADGYARMADKPAATLLHLGPGLANGLANLHNAVKASTPIVNIVGDHATYHRAYDAPLTSDIETAAKPFSGWVRTSPDARSVAADGAAAIAAARTPPGRVATLILPADTAWNEGAGPASVPPVPVRAAVSGEAVEAAARILRSGEPTLLLLAGPALRERGLELAGRIAAATGVRLMAQTFNARIERGAGRVPVERVPYPVDLAVKALADFRHVILVGSKQPVAFFAYPDKPSVLTAPGCECHVLARPEEDLVGALEALADALGAGRHAAPVASLDLPVPATGAVTPEAISRSLAALLPEQAIVIDEAVSSGRAFFPPTRQARPHTWLQNMGGSIGLGLPMATGAALAAPDRKTVCLQADGSGMYTLQALWTMAREQLDVTIVLFANRSYAILRGELANVGAENVGRKALDMLDIGRPDLDWVSLARGMGVPGVRVTDMEEFNRRFAEGLATPGPYLVEAVL